In Marinicauda algicola, one DNA window encodes the following:
- a CDS encoding HIT family protein, with product MSLTGSYDDANIFAKMLRGEIPAVKVYEDEAVLAVMDLYPQSPGHTLVIPKEKARNLLELSDEMAGKAIARVKRIAQAVVEALDPDGVVVTQFNGAPAGQSIFHIHFHIIPRWEGRAMGQHGGGGQARTAELEELAEKIRAALD from the coding sequence ATGAGCCTGACCGGCAGCTATGACGACGCCAACATCTTCGCGAAGATGCTGCGCGGGGAGATCCCGGCGGTGAAGGTCTATGAGGACGAGGCGGTCCTGGCGGTGATGGACCTCTATCCGCAGAGTCCGGGCCACACCCTCGTCATCCCGAAGGAGAAGGCGCGCAATCTCCTGGAACTGTCCGACGAGATGGCCGGCAAGGCGATCGCGCGCGTCAAGCGCATCGCGCAGGCCGTCGTCGAGGCGCTCGATCCGGATGGGGTCGTTGTCACGCAGTTCAACGGCGCGCCGGCCGGCCAGTCCATCTTCCATATCCACTTCCACATCATCCCGCGCTGGGAAGGCCGGGCGATGGGCCAGCACGGCGGCGGCGGACAGGCCCGCACCGCCGAGCTCGAGGAGCTGGCGGAGAAGATCCGCGCGGCGCTGGACTAG